The following proteins are co-located in the Cupriavidus pauculus genome:
- the cyoA gene encoding ubiquinol oxidase subunit II, protein MKTPTMPRLMRYLPCLGLLLLAGCDFALMNPKGQVGVDIKGIILIATWLMLLVVVPVIILTLVFAWKYRASNTSATYDPDWSHSTKIEVVVWLIPCLIIIALGIITWKSSHDLDPYKPLESSVKPVQVEAVAMNWKWLFIYPELKIATVNQLALPVNTPVNFKITSDSIMNSFFIPQLGSQVYAMAGMETKLHLIANEAGTYDGMSANYSGGGFSGMKFKTIAMSNFEFDKWVEQVRASSKQLAAADYKVLAKPSEAEPVTYFGKVEDNLFTGILHQYMGHDGRAIAREGFDGGPVCTSRNTLGEERVSLTTPATPAVGAQI, encoded by the coding sequence ATGAAGACACCAACAATGCCGCGCCTGATGCGGTACCTGCCTTGCCTTGGCCTGCTCCTGCTGGCCGGCTGCGACTTTGCGCTGATGAACCCGAAAGGGCAGGTCGGCGTGGACATCAAGGGCATCATCCTGATCGCCACCTGGCTGATGCTGCTGGTCGTCGTGCCAGTCATCATCCTGACGCTCGTGTTCGCGTGGAAGTACCGCGCCAGCAACACGTCGGCCACCTACGACCCCGACTGGTCGCACTCGACGAAGATCGAAGTGGTGGTCTGGCTGATCCCGTGCCTGATCATCATCGCGCTGGGCATCATCACGTGGAAGTCTTCCCACGACCTCGATCCGTACAAGCCGCTGGAATCCAGCGTCAAGCCCGTGCAGGTGGAAGCCGTGGCGATGAACTGGAAATGGCTGTTCATCTATCCCGAACTGAAGATCGCGACGGTCAACCAGCTGGCGCTGCCGGTGAACACGCCGGTGAACTTCAAGATCACGTCGGATTCGATCATGAATTCGTTCTTCATCCCGCAACTGGGCAGCCAGGTGTACGCCATGGCCGGGATGGAGACCAAGCTGCACCTCATCGCCAATGAAGCCGGCACGTACGACGGCATGTCCGCCAACTACAGTGGCGGCGGCTTCTCGGGCATGAAGTTCAAGACCATCGCCATGTCGAACTTCGAGTTCGACAAGTGGGTGGAGCAGGTGCGCGCGTCCAGCAAGCAGCTCGCCGCCGCGGACTACAAGGTCCTGGCCAAGCCGAGCGAGGCAGAACCGGTGACGTACTTCGGCAAGGTCGAAGACAACCTGTTCACCGGCATCCTGCATCAGTACATGGGGCACGACGGCCGTGCAATCGCCCGCGAAGGTTTCGATGGCGGTCCGGTCTGCACGTCGCGTAACACGCTCGGCGAAGAGCGTGTGTCCCTGACCACGCCGGCCACCCCGGCCGTGGGCGCGCAAATCTAG
- the urtA gene encoding urea ABC transporter substrate-binding protein, with protein sequence MKRRDMLKLSAVAAAAMIGTSPLMAQTKEPIKVGILHSLSGTMAISETSLKDVALMTIDEINKSGGLLGRKLEPVVVDPASNWPLFAEKARQLVTKDKVAVTFGCWTSVSRKSVLPVYEELNSLLFYPVQYEGEEMSKNVFYTGAAPNQQAIPAVEYLMSKEGGGAKRFFLLGTDYVYPRTTNKILRAFLKSKGVADKDIEEVYTPFGHSDYQTIVANIKKFSQGGKTAVISTINGDSNVPFYKELGNAGLKAKDVPVVAFSVGEEELRGIDTKPLVGHLAAWNYFMSVKNPQNDAFKKQWAAWVKANNLPGGDKRVTNDPMEATYVGIHMWAQAVKKAGTTDVDKVRAAMYGQTFKAPDGFTLTMGDNHHLYKPVMIGEVKGDGQFNVVWKTAKPVRAQPWSPFIAGNEGKADKVN encoded by the coding sequence ATGAAACGACGTGACATGCTGAAGCTGTCGGCGGTGGCCGCCGCGGCGATGATCGGTACCAGCCCGCTGATGGCGCAGACCAAGGAGCCGATCAAGGTCGGCATCCTGCACTCGCTGTCCGGCACGATGGCCATTTCCGAGACGTCGCTGAAGGACGTGGCGCTCATGACGATCGACGAGATCAACAAGAGCGGCGGCCTGCTGGGCCGCAAGCTTGAGCCCGTGGTGGTGGACCCCGCCTCGAACTGGCCGCTGTTCGCCGAGAAGGCCCGCCAGCTTGTCACCAAGGACAAGGTCGCGGTCACGTTCGGCTGCTGGACGTCGGTGTCGCGCAAGTCCGTGCTGCCGGTCTACGAGGAACTGAATTCGCTGCTGTTCTACCCGGTGCAGTACGAGGGCGAGGAAATGTCCAAGAACGTGTTCTACACGGGCGCCGCGCCGAACCAGCAGGCCATCCCGGCGGTGGAATACCTGATGAGCAAGGAAGGCGGCGGCGCCAAGCGCTTCTTCCTGCTGGGCACCGACTACGTCTACCCGCGCACCACCAACAAGATCCTGCGCGCGTTCCTGAAGAGCAAGGGCGTGGCCGACAAGGACATCGAGGAGGTCTACACCCCGTTCGGCCACAGCGACTATCAGACCATCGTCGCCAACATCAAGAAGTTCTCGCAGGGCGGCAAGACCGCCGTGATCTCGACGATCAACGGCGACTCCAACGTGCCGTTCTACAAGGAACTGGGCAACGCCGGCCTGAAGGCCAAGGACGTGCCGGTGGTGGCGTTCTCCGTGGGCGAGGAAGAACTGCGCGGCATCGACACCAAGCCGCTGGTGGGCCACCTGGCCGCGTGGAACTACTTCATGTCGGTCAAGAACCCGCAGAACGATGCATTCAAGAAGCAGTGGGCGGCATGGGTCAAGGCCAACAACCTGCCCGGCGGCGACAAGCGCGTGACCAACGATCCGATGGAAGCCACCTACGTGGGCATCCACATGTGGGCCCAGGCCGTCAAGAAGGCCGGCACCACCGACGTGGACAAGGTGCGCGCCGCCATGTACGGCCAGACCTTCAAGGCCCCGGACGGCTTCACGCTGACCATGGGTGACAACCACCACCTCTACAAGCCCGTGATGATCGGCGAGGTGAAGGGCGACGGCCAGTTCAACGTGGTGTGGAAGACGGCCAAGCCGGTCCGCGCCCAGCCGTGGAGCCCGTTCATCGCCGGCAACGAAGGCAAGGCCGACAAGGTCAACTAA
- the urtB gene encoding urea ABC transporter permease subunit UrtB produces MHRPHASWLAWLRAVLAALLLAAAPLWAATPLTQADLKPLAEDDFDAKSAALTRITQAPPAQAEPILKALQDDALQYAPSVGMVRTDGDKTLDAITGQPVTVPADSLESLTLNNSLRAIVDSAASSLLLQSADIAVRTQAIATLLDQPESASRPAVEAARKAEADAGLRARLDVIWASTVLAEGTDAARGDRIEAIRILASDSNPQSRQKLAPLMEKDDAGKYREPDEGVRVAAQQAIDQLRSGERRAEVVGNLFAGLSLGSVLLLAALGLAITYGLIGVINMAHGEFLMIGAYATYVVQTLFRAYAPPEAFGWYLLAALPASFLAAGLVGFAIERIVLRHLYGRPLETLLATFGISLLLMQAVRTIFGAQNVEVANPAWMSGGFTAMAGLVIPYNRVVIILFALGVVAVAWAVLNRTRLGLFVRATTQNRTMAACVGVRTWKVDSYAFAFGAGIAGLGGCALSQIGNVGPDLGQAYIIDSFMVVVLGGVGQLAGTIVGAFGLGIINKFIEPFYGAVLAKIFVLVLIVLFIQKRPQGLFALKGRSAEA; encoded by the coding sequence ATGCACCGACCACATGCGTCATGGCTGGCATGGCTGCGCGCCGTGCTTGCCGCCTTGCTGCTGGCCGCCGCCCCGCTCTGGGCCGCCACGCCGCTGACCCAGGCGGACCTGAAGCCGCTGGCCGAAGACGACTTCGATGCGAAGTCCGCCGCGCTGACCCGCATCACGCAGGCGCCGCCCGCCCAGGCCGAGCCGATCCTGAAGGCGCTGCAGGACGATGCGCTGCAGTACGCGCCGTCCGTGGGCATGGTGCGCACCGACGGCGACAAGACGCTCGACGCGATCACCGGCCAGCCGGTCACCGTGCCGGCCGATTCGCTGGAATCGCTGACGCTGAACAACAGCCTGCGCGCCATCGTCGACAGTGCCGCCAGCAGCCTGCTGCTGCAGTCGGCCGACATCGCCGTCCGCACGCAGGCCATCGCCACGCTGCTGGACCAGCCCGAGAGCGCGTCGCGCCCGGCGGTGGAGGCAGCCCGCAAGGCCGAGGCCGACGCCGGCCTGCGCGCCCGGCTCGACGTGATCTGGGCCAGCACGGTGCTGGCCGAGGGTACCGACGCGGCGCGCGGCGACCGCATCGAGGCCATCCGCATCCTGGCCAGCGACAGCAACCCGCAGTCGCGCCAGAAGCTGGCGCCGCTGATGGAAAAGGACGACGCCGGCAAGTATCGCGAGCCCGACGAGGGCGTGCGCGTGGCCGCCCAGCAGGCCATCGACCAGTTGCGCAGCGGCGAGCGCCGCGCCGAGGTGGTCGGCAACCTGTTCGCGGGCCTGAGCCTGGGCAGCGTGCTGCTGCTGGCCGCGCTGGGCCTGGCCATCACCTACGGCCTGATCGGCGTCATCAACATGGCGCACGGCGAATTCCTGATGATCGGCGCCTATGCCACCTACGTGGTGCAGACGCTGTTCCGCGCCTACGCGCCGCCCGAGGCGTTCGGCTGGTACCTGCTGGCCGCGCTGCCGGCATCGTTCCTGGCCGCCGGCCTGGTCGGCTTCGCGATCGAGCGCATCGTGCTGCGCCACCTGTACGGCCGTCCGCTGGAAACGCTGCTGGCCACGTTCGGTATCAGCCTGCTGCTGATGCAGGCCGTGCGCACGATCTTCGGCGCGCAGAACGTGGAGGTGGCCAACCCGGCGTGGATGAGCGGCGGCTTTACCGCGATGGCCGGGCTCGTGATCCCGTACAACCGCGTGGTCATCATCCTGTTCGCGCTGGGCGTGGTGGCCGTGGCCTGGGCCGTGCTGAACCGCACGCGGCTGGGCCTGTTCGTGCGCGCCACGACGCAGAACCGCACGATGGCCGCCTGCGTGGGCGTGCGCACCTGGAAGGTGGACAGCTACGCGTTCGCGTTCGGCGCCGGCATCGCCGGGCTGGGCGGCTGCGCGCTGTCGCAGATCGGCAATGTGGGCCCGGATCTGGGCCAGGCGTACATCATCGACTCGTTCATGGTCGTGGTGCTCGGCGGCGTGGGCCAGCTGGCCGGGACCATCGTCGGCGCCTTCGGCCTGGGCATCATCAACAAGTTCATCGAGCCGTTCTACGGCGCGGTGCTGGCCAAGATCTTCGTCCTCGTGCTGATCGTGCTGTTCATCCAGAAACGGCCACAGGGACTTTTCGCGCTCAAGGGGCGCAGCGCGGAGGCCTGA
- the cyoB gene encoding cytochrome o ubiquinol oxidase subunit I produces MFGKLSLSAIPFHEPIIMITLSCVALGGLALLGAITYFKKWDYLWTEWITSVDHKRIGVMYSLVALIMLLRGFADAIMMRTQLAVATNGATGFLPPEHYDQVFTAHGVIMIFFVAMPLMTGLMNLVVPLQIGARDVAFPFLNTLSFWLFVAGAMLVNVSLGVGEFARTGWLAYPPLSGLDYSPGVGVDYYLWSLQISGLGTLLTGVNFLVTILKMRAPGMTLMRMPVFTWTALCTNVLIVAAFPVLTVSLALLGLDRYFDMHFFTNDGGGNAMMYVNLIWIWGHPEVYILILPAFGIFSEIISTFSGKKLFGYKGMVYATAAIMVLSFIVWLHHFFTMGSGANVNAFFGITTMIISIPTGVKIFNWLFTMYRGRVQFTSPVLWTLGFMITFVIGGMTGVLMAVPAADFVLHNSLFLIAHFHNVIIGGVLFGYLAGVTYWWPKAFGFKLNERLGKCAFWCWLVGFYFAFMPLYVLGLMGMTRRLNHTDNPEWTPWLHLAVVGVVFVAMGIGFQVLQIVVSIRDRKKLADVTGDPWGGRTLEWATSSPPAFYNFAHTPVVRDLDAFADMKARGEKMPTSGFEQIHMPKNTAAGFYMGAWSLALGFALTWHIWWLAAVGLVGMVVAFIRRANDDHIDYYVPAAEVEQIETRYQQRVAAQG; encoded by the coding sequence ATGTTTGGCAAATTGAGTTTGTCGGCGATTCCGTTTCATGAGCCGATCATCATGATCACGCTGAGCTGCGTGGCCCTTGGCGGGCTGGCGCTGCTCGGCGCGATCACGTATTTCAAGAAGTGGGACTACCTGTGGACCGAGTGGATTACCTCGGTCGACCACAAGCGCATCGGCGTGATGTACTCGCTGGTGGCGCTGATCATGCTGCTGCGCGGCTTTGCCGACGCCATCATGATGCGTACCCAGCTTGCCGTGGCCACCAACGGTGCCACCGGCTTCCTGCCGCCCGAGCACTACGACCAGGTGTTCACGGCCCACGGCGTGATCATGATCTTCTTCGTGGCCATGCCGCTGATGACGGGCCTGATGAACCTCGTGGTGCCGCTGCAGATTGGCGCGCGCGACGTGGCATTCCCGTTCCTGAACACGCTGAGCTTCTGGCTGTTCGTGGCCGGCGCGATGCTGGTGAACGTGTCGCTGGGCGTTGGCGAGTTCGCGCGCACCGGCTGGCTGGCCTACCCGCCGCTGTCGGGCCTGGACTACAGCCCTGGCGTGGGGGTGGACTACTACCTCTGGTCGCTGCAGATTTCAGGGTTGGGCACGCTGCTTACCGGCGTGAACTTCCTGGTGACGATCCTGAAGATGCGCGCCCCGGGCATGACGCTGATGCGCATGCCGGTGTTCACCTGGACGGCCCTGTGCACCAACGTGCTGATCGTGGCCGCCTTCCCGGTGCTGACCGTGTCGCTGGCGCTGCTGGGCCTGGACCGCTACTTCGACATGCACTTCTTCACGAACGATGGCGGCGGTAACGCCATGATGTACGTGAACCTGATCTGGATCTGGGGCCACCCCGAGGTGTACATCCTGATCCTGCCGGCCTTCGGCATCTTCTCGGAAATCATCTCGACGTTCTCGGGCAAGAAGCTGTTCGGCTACAAGGGCATGGTCTACGCCACGGCCGCGATCATGGTCCTGTCGTTCATCGTGTGGCTGCACCACTTCTTCACGATGGGCTCCGGTGCCAACGTCAACGCGTTCTTCGGCATCACGACGATGATCATCTCGATCCCGACGGGCGTGAAGATCTTCAACTGGCTGTTCACGATGTACCGTGGCCGCGTGCAGTTCACGTCGCCGGTGCTGTGGACGCTGGGCTTCATGATCACGTTCGTGATCGGCGGCATGACCGGCGTGCTGATGGCCGTGCCGGCAGCGGACTTCGTGCTGCACAACTCGCTGTTCCTGATCGCCCACTTCCACAACGTGATCATCGGCGGCGTGCTGTTCGGCTACCTGGCCGGCGTCACCTACTGGTGGCCGAAGGCGTTCGGCTTCAAGCTGAACGAGCGCCTGGGCAAGTGCGCCTTCTGGTGCTGGCTGGTGGGCTTCTACTTCGCGTTCATGCCGCTGTACGTGCTGGGCCTGATGGGCATGACGCGCCGCCTGAACCATACCGACAACCCGGAATGGACGCCCTGGCTGCACCTGGCCGTGGTGGGCGTGGTGTTCGTGGCGATGGGCATCGGCTTCCAGGTGCTGCAGATCGTCGTGTCGATCCGCGACCGCAAGAAGCTGGCCGACGTGACCGGCGACCCGTGGGGTGGCCGCACGCTGGAATGGGCCACGTCGTCGCCGCCCGCGTTCTACAACTTCGCGCACACCCCGGTGGTGCGTGACCTGGACGCGTTTGCCGACATGAAGGCCCGTGGCGAGAAGATGCCGACCAGCGGCTTCGAGCAGATCCACATGCCGAAGAACACGGCAGCCGGCTTCTACATGGGTGCCTGGAGCCTGGCGCTGGGCTTCGCGCTGACCTGGCACATCTGGTGGCTGGCCGCCGTGGGCCTGGTCGGCATGGTCGTGGCGTTCATCCGCCGCGCCAACGATGACCACATCGACTACTACGTGCCGGCCGCCGAGGTCGAGCAGATCGAAACCCGCTACCAGCAGCGTGTGGCTGCCCAGGGCTGA
- the cyoC gene encoding cytochrome o ubiquinol oxidase subunit III codes for MSTEVLDRFGAQAPAHAHSHDEAHDHAHHDTSENTIFGFWLYLMSDCILFACLFAAFAVLRGEVAGGPSGKELFELNYVLVETAILLFSSITYGFAMVSMQNQQRGRVMFWLAVTFLLGAGFMAMEINEFAHLIHEGAGPSRSAFLSSFFTLVGTHGLHVASGMVWMLVLMYQLSKKGLTPVVAKRLNCLSLFWHFLDVVWIGVFTVVYLMGAM; via the coding sequence ATGTCGACAGAAGTTCTTGACCGCTTCGGGGCGCAAGCCCCCGCGCATGCGCACTCGCACGACGAGGCGCACGACCACGCGCATCACGACACCAGCGAGAACACGATCTTCGGGTTCTGGCTGTACCTGATGAGCGACTGCATCCTGTTCGCGTGCCTGTTCGCCGCGTTCGCCGTCCTGCGTGGCGAAGTGGCGGGCGGCCCGTCGGGCAAGGAGCTGTTCGAGCTCAACTACGTGCTCGTGGAAACCGCCATCCTGCTGTTCTCGTCGATCACCTACGGCTTTGCCATGGTGTCGATGCAGAACCAGCAGCGTGGTCGCGTGATGTTCTGGCTGGCCGTGACGTTCCTGCTTGGCGCGGGCTTCATGGCGATGGAAATCAACGAGTTCGCCCACCTGATCCACGAAGGCGCCGGCCCCAGCCGCAGCGCGTTCCTGTCGTCGTTCTTCACGCTGGTCGGCACGCACGGCCTGCACGTGGCAAGCGGCATGGTGTGGATGCTGGTGCTGATGTACCAGTTGTCGAAGAAGGGCCTGACGCCGGTGGTGGCCAAGCGCCTGAACTGCCTCAGCCTGTTCTGGCACTTCCTGGACGTGGTCTGGATCGGCGTGTTCACGGTCGTCTACCTGATGGGAGCAATGTAA
- a CDS encoding MaoC family dehydratase — protein MRTIASLEELESLQGQEVAVSDWFEITQQQVNLFAEATGDHQWIHVDVERARRESPFGAPVAHGFLTLSLLPQFMHSAIHMEGVKMGVNYGLNRVRFTAPVPVGSRLRARVKLLKVERLDPAPNGLVGAQSTWEVTVEREGSDRPVCVAESITRRYS, from the coding sequence ATGCGCACCATCGCATCGCTGGAAGAACTGGAATCCCTCCAGGGCCAGGAAGTGGCCGTCAGCGACTGGTTCGAGATCACCCAGCAGCAGGTGAACCTGTTCGCCGAGGCGACCGGCGACCACCAGTGGATCCACGTGGACGTCGAGCGGGCCCGGCGCGAGTCGCCGTTCGGCGCCCCGGTGGCGCACGGCTTCCTGACGCTGTCGCTGCTGCCGCAGTTCATGCACAGTGCCATCCACATGGAAGGCGTCAAGATGGGCGTCAACTATGGCCTGAACCGGGTGCGATTCACCGCCCCGGTGCCGGTGGGCAGCCGCCTGCGCGCACGCGTGAAACTGCTCAAGGTGGAGCGGCTGGACCCGGCGCCCAACGGGCTGGTTGGGGCGCAGTCCACCTGGGAGGTCACGGTCGAGCGGGAAGGCAGCGACCGGCCGGTCTGCGTGGCAGAATCGATCACCCGCCGCTACTCCTGA
- the cyoD gene encoding cytochrome o ubiquinol oxidase subunit IV, protein MAQQHATSAHGASHGHSSVKSYVIGFVLAVILTVIPFKIVMDGSMDRATTLWIILGMAVVQIVVHLKYFLHLDGSDGQKWNVMALLFTVLILFIVLAGSLWIMHNMNANMMPWMSK, encoded by the coding sequence ATGGCACAGCAACACGCTACGAGCGCCCACGGCGCGTCGCACGGCCACAGCAGCGTCAAGTCGTACGTCATCGGCTTCGTGCTGGCCGTGATCCTGACCGTGATCCCGTTCAAGATCGTGATGGACGGCTCGATGGACCGCGCCACCACGCTCTGGATCATCCTGGGCATGGCCGTCGTGCAGATCGTCGTCCACCTGAAGTACTTCCTGCACCTGGACGGCTCCGATGGCCAGAAGTGGAACGTGATGGCGCTGCTGTTCACGGTCCTGATCCTGTTCATCGTGCTGGCCGGTTCGCTCTGGATCATGCACAACATGAACGCGAACATGATGCCGTGGATGAGCAAGTAA